Proteins co-encoded in one Medicago truncatula cultivar Jemalong A17 chromosome 8, MtrunA17r5.0-ANR, whole genome shotgun sequence genomic window:
- the LOC120577567 gene encoding B3 domain-containing protein Os01g0234100, whose product MVAVDEKKRDRMVKKDVMEFPRNDDHGVTVAFYGREVYEGVPMAHFSPKSPLNYKQNKAVENKYKLLNSPTKQATLDETQSQKFASSTKGATDGTYSRGEAISSAVIHAEGLRSHLEPEFPSFVKSLGLPVSFCKRHLPDKDTTITLEDEYGKEYKTKYIACKTGLSAGWRQFSAVHKLLEGRNNIESDVVACNSPKRKSIKPVSQDIQRKKKMIVSNMESKPKQYREQSEIDSDEALSEIFEGFKMPEFKELKGFENFRIIVDGRPIEEELSTEVRSKYYRLCYSQQVFLHDNVIKGLHYKLIAGIISEIVNIADAIKVSVISTPRVEFSNWDKTLLAFEHLGMNVEFLRVRLRRLVSIAYETGDASEIRRYMAYRTEQHGQVEDEIKNMETKLEELKEACSGFTNYLESLKSKAEKHEHKFQKEVAANW is encoded by the exons ATGGTGGCGGTTGATGAAAAGAAGAGGGATCGAATGGTGAAAAAAGATGTGATGGAATTTCCTCGAAATGATGATCATGGAGTGACTGTTGCATTTTATGGGAGAGAGGTGTATGAGGGTGTTCCTATGGCACATTTCTCTCCAAAGTCTCCTTTAAAT TATAAACAGAACAAGGCGGTGGAAAATAAATACAAGCTCTTGAATAGTCCAACAAAACAA GCAACACTAGATGAGACACAATCACAAAAGTTTGCAAG TTCAACTAAAGGGGCAACAGATGGAACATATTCTCGTGGTGAGGCGATATCATCTGCTGTGATTCACGCCGAAGGACTCCGATCACATTTGGAACCAGAGTTCCCTAGTTTTGTGAAGTCATTG GGGTTGCCTGTATCGTTTTGTAAAAGACATTTACCTGATAAAGATACAACTATCACATTAGAAGATGAATATGGTAAAgaatacaaaacaaaatacattGCATGTAAGACAGGATTGAGTGCTGGTTGGAGACAGTTTTCTGCTGTGCATAAATTGCTAGAAG GAAGAAACAACATAGAATCTGATGTTGTAGCATGTAATAGCCCAAAAAGAAAAAGCATTAAACCTGTTTCACAAGACAtccaaaggaaaaagaaaatgattgtaTCAAACATGGAGTCTAAGCCTAAACAATATAGAGAGCAATCTGAAATTGATAGCGACGAAGCTTTGTCAGAAATATTCGAAGGATTTAAAATGCCTGAATTTAAAGAGttaaaaggttttgaaaatttcagaATCATAGTTGATGGAAGGCCAATTGAAGAAGAACTCTCCACAGAAGTTCGAAGCAAGTACTACAGACTATGTTACAGTCAACAAGTTTTTCTTCATGACAATGTCATCAAAGGCTTGCATTATAAGCTGATTGCTGGAATTATATCCGAAATTGTTAATATTGCTGATGCAATAAAAGTCAGTGTGATATCTACACCGCGTGTTGAATTTTCTAATTGGGATAAAACATTGCTAGCTTTTGAACATTTGGGCatgaatgttgaatttttaAGAGTTCGGTTGCGCAGGCTTGTTAGCATAGCTTATGAAACTGGTGATGCCTCAGAGATTAGAAGATATATGGCCTATAGAACTGAACAACACGGTCAGGTAGAGGATGAAATAAAGAACATGGAAACGAAGCTTGAAGAATTGAAGGAAGCTTGTAGCGGCTTTACTAATTATCTCGAGAGTTTAAAGTCTAAAGCTGAAAAGCATGAACATAAGTTTCAGAAAGAAGTTGCTGCTAATTGGTGA